A single genomic interval of Prunus dulcis chromosome 5, ALMONDv2, whole genome shotgun sequence harbors:
- the LOC117628370 gene encoding VQ motif-containing protein 20 — protein MSPHATNKRDVNVIINNNNNNNNGLYPPPSLKINKDSHFIKKSPSSSSSSPSSSASSSTSSLVNAVAGSAGARPPPQQQQRHPVIIYTHSPKIIHTHPRDFMALVQKLTGLSRFDEDAQVAPPQQQQQPQRTTKAERGEGLLEEEMMSGKGAKVVMRNEDNDSSSVITTEENCSSTNIINSNINLGVSVGVGGGGDGHVQMNSCFVPPNPYIGGIPVFTPNAADFFSSNPINHLFTI, from the coding sequence ATGAGCCCACATGCAACCAACAAAAGGGACGTCAACGTGATCATAaacaacaataacaataataataatggttTGTATCCGCCTCCCTCATTGAAGATCAACAAGGACTCCCATTTCATCAAGAAATcgccctcctcctcctcttcctccccGTCCTCGTCCGCCTCCTCGTCCACGTCATCGCTAGTGAACGCCGTGGCGGGATCTGCTGGTGCGAGGCCGCCgccgcagcagcagcagcGCCACCCGGTCATTATCTACACGCATTCGCCCAAGATCATACACACGCATCCGCGGGATTTCATGGCGTTGGTGCAGAAACTCACGGGCCTCTCGCGCTTCGACGAAGATGCACAAGTGGCGCCCccgcagcagcagcagcagccgcAGAGGACGACGAAAGCCGAGAGGGGGGAGGGTTTGTTGGAGGAGGAGATGATGAGTGGTAAGGGCGCCAAGGTTGTGATGAGAAACGAGGATAACGACTCGTCGTCGGTGATCACGACGGAGGAGAATTGCAGCAGCACAAATATTATTAATAGTAATATTAATCTAGGGGTCAGCGTAGGcgtaggaggaggaggggatGGGCATGTTCAGATGAATTCATGCTTTGTGCCGCCCAATCCTTATATCGGAGGGATTCCGGTTTTTACCCCCAACGCCGCCGATTTCTTTAGCTCCAATCCCATCAACCACCTTTTTACAAtatga
- the LOC117626905 gene encoding synaptotagmin-4: MPAQMSRRKVRGLSVEDAVEFFNYVMEEKPFLPFLIPLVLFAWGIERWVFSFSNWVPLAVAVWATIQYGNYQRRILVEDLNKKWKRVILNTSPITPLEHCEWLNRLLIETWPNYMNPKLSIRFSSIVEKRLKHRKSRLIERVELQEFSLGSSPPSLGLHGTRWSTSGDQRIMRLGFDWDTNDMSILLLAKLAKPFMGTARIVINSLHIKGDLLLMPVLNGKAILYTFLSVPEVRIGVAFGSGGSQSLPATELPGVSSWLVKLFSDTLVKTMVEPRRRCHTMPAVNLKKKAVGGIIYVTVISASKLSKNGLRGSPSRRQFDKSSEEQFVDKDLQTFVEVELEELTRKTRVSLGSNPNWNSKFNMVLHEETGNLRFHLYECTPNNVKYDYLASCEIKIKYCEDDSTIFWAIGPDSGVIAKHAEFCGKEVELVVPFEGVNSGELTVKLVLKEWQFSDGSHVDNSLVSSRRSLFGSSNFLPRTGRKVNITVLEGKDLVSKDRSGKCDPYVKLQYGKSLQRTSTAHALSPIWNQKFEFDEIGDGEYLMIKCYNVDTFGDDSIGSARVNLEGLVEGSIRDVWIPLEKVNSGELRLQIEAVRIEGSEGSRAAGSNNGWVELVLIEAKDLIAADLRGTSDPYVRVQYGNLKKRTKVMYKTLNPHWNQTLEFPDDGSPLLLHVKDHNALLPTSSIGDCVVEYQRLPPNQMSDKWIPLQGVKRGEIHIQVTRRVPELEKRSSLDSEPSINKAHKISSEMKQMMMKFQSLIEDGNLEGLSTAMSELEALEDTQEEYMVQLETEQTLLLNKIKELGQEIFNSSPSLSRRSSGI, translated from the exons ATGCCTGCTCAAATGAGTAGAAGAAAAGTGAGAGGCTTGAGCGTTGAGGATGCTGTTGAGTTCTTCAACTATGTGATGGAAGAGAAGCCTTTTCTTCCGTTTTTGATACCTCTGGTTTTGTTTGCTTGGGGTATTGAGAGATgggttttctctttctccaatTGGGTTCCACTTGCCGTTGCTGTGTGGGCGACTATACAG TATGGGAATTATCAGCGTCGGATACTGGTTGAAGACTTGaacaagaaatggaagagagTCATACTGAACACCTCG CCCATTACTCCACTGGAGCACTGCGAATGGCTGAATAGGCTACTGATTGAGACATGGCCTAACTATATGAACCCAAAGCTTtcaataagattttcatccattGTTGAG AAACGGTTGAAGCACAGAAAATCAAGGCTTATA GAAAGAGTTGAATTGCAGGAGTTTTCATTAGGTTCATCCCCGCCTAGCTTGGGTCTCCATGGGACTCGTTGGTCCACTTCAGGTGATCAG AGAATCATGCGTTTGGGTTTTGACTGGGATACAAATGATATGAGCATTTTGTTGCTTGCAAAGCTTGCCAAGCCATTTATGGGGACTGCACGGATTGTTATAAATAGTCTCCACATCAAGGGTGAT CTTCTCCTGATGCCTGTTTTGAATGGGAAAGCAATTTTGTACACATTTCTGTCAGTTCCTGAAGTGAGGATAGGAGTTGCCTTTGGAAGTGGTGGAAGCCAATCGCTGCCTGCTACAGAGCTTCCTGGCGTTTCTTCTTGGCTG GTTAAACTTTTTAGTGACACCTTAGTTAAGACGATGGTTGAACCTCGCCGCCGTTGTCACACTATGCCAGCTGTAAATCTAAAGAAAAAGGCCGTTGGAGGCATTATATATGTGACAGTCATCTCAGCAAGTAAACTTTCTAAGAATGGTTTGAGAGGAAGCCCATCCAGAAGGCAATTTGATAAAAGTTCAGAAGAGCAGTTTGTTGATAAAGATCTGCAGACATTTGTGGAGGTTGAACTTGAAGAGTTAACTAGGAAAACACGTGTGAGTTTGGGCTCAAACCCTAATTGGAATTCGAAATTTAACATGGTGTTACATGAAGAAACAGGAAATCTTCGATTCCATCTATATGAGTGTACGCCAAACAATGTGAAGTATGACTATCTGGCGAGTTGTGAAATTAAG ATAAAGTATTGTGAGGATGATTCAACAATATTCTGGGCAATAGGACCTGACTCTGGTGTGATAGCGAAGCATGCTGAGTTCTGCGGAAAAGAAGTTGAATTGGTTGTTCCGTTTGAGGGGGTCAATTCAGGGGAG TTGACAGTGAAGCTTGTCCTAAAAGAATGGCAATTCTCTGATGGTTCACATGTGGATAACTCTCTTGTTAGCTCACGAAGATCACTTTTTGGGTCATCAAATTTTCTACCAAGAACTGGAAGGAAAGTGAACATAACTGTTTTGGAAGGAAAAGATCTTGTTTCGAAAGACAGATCTGGAAAGTGCGATCCATATGTTAAATTGCAATATGGAAAG AGTCTCCAAAGAACAAGTACTGCTCATGCTTTGAGTCCCATCTGGAATCAgaagtttgaatttgatgagATAGGAGATGGTGAATACCTGATGATAAAATGCTACAATGTAGACACATTTGGTGACGACAGCATCGGCAGTGCACGAGTTAATTTAGAGGGACTGGTAGAGGGGTCAATCAGGGACGTTTGGATCCCTCTGGAAAAAGTAAATTCGGGAGAATTAAGGCTTCAAATAGAAGCAGTCAGAATTGAAGGCTCTGAAGGATCAAGG GCTGCGGGTTCAAATAATGGTTGGGTTGAACTTGTTCTCATTGAAGCAAAAGACCTTATTGCTGCTGATCTGAGAGGGACAAGTGATCCGTATGTGAGGGTTCAATATGGGAActtgaagaaaagaacaaag GTTATGTACAAAACTCTAAATCCCCACTGGAATCAGACCCTGGAATTCCCTGATGATGGCAGCCCCCTACTCTTGCATGTGAAAGACCACAATGCATTACTACCGACGTCAAGTATAGGTGACTGTGTCGTGGAATATCAGAGATTGCCTCCAAACCAGATGTCAGACAAGTGGATACCCCTTCAGGGTGTGAAAAGGGGGGAGATCCATATTCAGGTCACAAGAAGAGTCCCAGAGTTGGAGAAAAGATCGAGTTTGGATTCTGAACCATCTATAAATAAAGCACACAAAATCTCCAGTGAG ATGAAACAAATGATGATGAAGTTTCAGTCTCTAATTGAGGATGGCAATCTTGAAGGGCTGTCAACAGCAATGAGTGAGTTAGAAGCCCTGGAGGATACACAAGAAGAGTACATGGTTCAACTTGAGACTGAGCAAACACTACTTCTTAACAAGATCAAGGAGCTTGGCCAGGAAATTTTTAACTCATCTCCTTCTCTTAGCAGAAGATCATCTGGAATCTGA
- the LOC117627641 gene encoding uncharacterized protein LOC117627641 isoform X2: protein MAMASKTRNMLENLVREGSFKWLLGNRSPFDEELEEMGRSPSAQTNWVPELSPIANIVVRRCSKILGVPTTELREGFNSEASESIKLPLCYAKNFLEYCCFRALALSTQVTGHLDDRKFRRLTYDMMLAWEAPAATSQAILTGPTAFVQLDEDLSVGVEAFSRIAPAVPTIANVIISENIFEVLTASTGGRLQFSTYDKYLSGLERAIRKMRTQSESSLLSAMRSPRGEKILEVDGTVTIQPVLEHVGISTWPGRLILTDHAFYFEALRVVFYDKAKRYDLSDDLKQVVKPELTGPWGTRLFDKAVFYKSISLSEPAVIEFPELKGHTRRDYWLAIIREILYVHRFINNFQIKGVKRDEALSKAVLGILRLQAIQEICSANPLRYEALLMFNLCDQLPGGDLILETLADMSTVRELDRSSYSKPGGGMYSISALDMISNLGFAFGTSSNNSVEAGLAVGEITVGEVTLLERAVKESKNNYEKVAQAQATVDGVKVEGIDTNFAVMKELLFPFMELGKCLLSLAFWEDPMKSLVFCGVFTYIICSTLVGFFSCRLTKVCISGDG from the exons ATGGCCATGGCAAGCAAAACCAGAAATATGCTCGAGAATCTTGTACGAGAAGGATCCTTTAAATGGTTGCTTGGAAATCGAAGCCCTTTTGATGAAGAATTGGAGGAGATGGGAAGGTCTCCCTCAGCCCAGACCAATTGGGTACCAGAGCTATCTCCTATTGCAAACATAGTTGTCCGTAGATGCTCAAA AATCCTTGGTGTTCCTACAACTGAGCTTCGTGAAGGCTTCAATTCAGAGGCTTCTGAATCTATAAAGCTTCCATTGTGCTATGCAAAAAACTTTTTGGAATATTGCTGCTTTCGAGCACTTGCTCTGTCAACTCAAGTAACAGGTCATCTGGATGACAGAAAGTTTCGACGCCTGACTTATGACATGATGCTAGCTTGGGAGGCTCCAGCTGCAACAAGCCAAGCTATACTAACG GGGCCCACGGCTTTTGTGCAGTTAGATGAGGATTTATCAGTTGGGGTAGAGGCTTTCTCTAGAATAGCTCCGGCAGTTCCTACTATTGCAAACGTCATTATCAGTGAGAACATATTTGAGGTGCTTACAGCATCAACTGGTGGAAGGCTTCAATTCTCCACATATGACAAGTACCTAAGTGGACTAGAAAG AGCAATAAGGAAAATGAGGACCCAATCAGAGTCATCACTTCTTTCTGCCATGCGATCACCAAGAGGAGAGAAGATTCTGGAAGTGGATGGAACAGTCACTATCCAACCAGTTCTTGAGCATGTAGGAATTTCTACATGGCCTG GAAGGTTAATTCTGACAGACCATGCGTTTTACTTCGAGGCTCTACGTGTTGTATTTTATGACAAGGCAAAACGATATGATCTATCAGATGACCTAAAACAGGTTGTGAAACCTGAGTTGACCGGCCCATGGGGTACTAGACTTTTTGACAAGGCAGTCTTTTATAAATCAATTTCATT ATCAGAACCAGCTGTAATTGAGTTTCCTGAGCTGAAGGGGCATACTCGTCGTGATTATTGGCTAGCAATCATAAGGGAGATTTTATATGTTCATagatttataaataatttccAGATCAAGGGGGTTAAACGGGATGAAGCTCTTTCAAAGGCTGTGCTTGGGATTCTGCGACTACAGgccattcaagaaatttgttCTGCAAATCCTTTACGCTACGAGGCTCTTTTAATGTTCAATCTTTGTGATCAATTACCAGGTGGAGATTTGATACTTGAAACCCTTGCAGATATGTCAACTGTAAGGGAATTAGATAGGTCTAGCTATTCTAAGCCTGGAGGTGGAATGTATTCGATCTCAGCCTTGGATATGATTTCTAACTTGGGCTTTGCATTTGGAACAAGTTCTAATAATTCTGTTGAGGCTGGGCTTGCCGTGGGTGAGATAACTGTGGGAGAAGTTACTCTGCTGGAAAGAGCAGTTAAGGAATCTAAAAACAACTATGAAAAAGTGGCGCAAGCACAAGCAACAGTAGATGGAGTCAAAGTGGAAGGCATCGATACAAATTTTGCAGTGATGAAG GAGTTACTGTTTCCATTTATGGAACTGGGGAAGTGCCTTCTTTCTTTAGCATTCTGGGAGGATCCAATGAAGTCTTTGGTTTTCTGTGGTGTTTTCACTTACATCATTTGCAG CACACTGGTAGGCTTCTTTTCCTGTAGGCTTACAAAGGTGTGTATTTCAGGGGATGGCTGA
- the LOC117627641 gene encoding uncharacterized protein LOC117627641 isoform X1, with protein MAMASKTRNMLENLVREGSFKWLLGNRSPFDEELEEMGRSPSAQTNWVPELSPIANIVVRRCSKILGVPTTELREGFNSEASESIKLPLCYAKNFLEYCCFRALALSTQVTGHLDDRKFRRLTYDMMLAWEAPAATSQAILTGPTAFVQLDEDLSVGVEAFSRIAPAVPTIANVIISENIFEVLTASTGGRLQFSTYDKYLSGLERAIRKMRTQSESSLLSAMRSPRGEKILEVDGTVTIQPVLEHVGISTWPGRLILTDHAFYFEALRVVFYDKAKRYDLSDDLKQVVKPELTGPWGTRLFDKAVFYKSISLSEPAVIEFPELKGHTRRDYWLAIIREILYVHRFINNFQIKGVKRDEALSKAVLGILRLQAIQEICSANPLRYEALLMFNLCDQLPGGDLILETLADMSTVRELDRSSYSKPGGGMYSISALDMISNLGFAFGTSSNNSVEAGLAVGEITVGEVTLLERAVKESKNNYEKVAQAQATVDGVKVEGIDTNFAVMKELLFPFMELGKCLLSLAFWEDPMKSLVFCGVFTYIICRGWLSYAFALMLVFIAVFMVLSRYFSQEKSIHEVKVLAPTAMNTMEQLLAVQNAISQAEGIIQDANVVLLKIRALLLSLFPQASEKFVVALVVAALTLAFMPSRYVFLLMFLEMFTRYSPMRRASTERWMRRLREWWFSIPAAPVILEREKEEKKKK; from the exons ATGGCCATGGCAAGCAAAACCAGAAATATGCTCGAGAATCTTGTACGAGAAGGATCCTTTAAATGGTTGCTTGGAAATCGAAGCCCTTTTGATGAAGAATTGGAGGAGATGGGAAGGTCTCCCTCAGCCCAGACCAATTGGGTACCAGAGCTATCTCCTATTGCAAACATAGTTGTCCGTAGATGCTCAAA AATCCTTGGTGTTCCTACAACTGAGCTTCGTGAAGGCTTCAATTCAGAGGCTTCTGAATCTATAAAGCTTCCATTGTGCTATGCAAAAAACTTTTTGGAATATTGCTGCTTTCGAGCACTTGCTCTGTCAACTCAAGTAACAGGTCATCTGGATGACAGAAAGTTTCGACGCCTGACTTATGACATGATGCTAGCTTGGGAGGCTCCAGCTGCAACAAGCCAAGCTATACTAACG GGGCCCACGGCTTTTGTGCAGTTAGATGAGGATTTATCAGTTGGGGTAGAGGCTTTCTCTAGAATAGCTCCGGCAGTTCCTACTATTGCAAACGTCATTATCAGTGAGAACATATTTGAGGTGCTTACAGCATCAACTGGTGGAAGGCTTCAATTCTCCACATATGACAAGTACCTAAGTGGACTAGAAAG AGCAATAAGGAAAATGAGGACCCAATCAGAGTCATCACTTCTTTCTGCCATGCGATCACCAAGAGGAGAGAAGATTCTGGAAGTGGATGGAACAGTCACTATCCAACCAGTTCTTGAGCATGTAGGAATTTCTACATGGCCTG GAAGGTTAATTCTGACAGACCATGCGTTTTACTTCGAGGCTCTACGTGTTGTATTTTATGACAAGGCAAAACGATATGATCTATCAGATGACCTAAAACAGGTTGTGAAACCTGAGTTGACCGGCCCATGGGGTACTAGACTTTTTGACAAGGCAGTCTTTTATAAATCAATTTCATT ATCAGAACCAGCTGTAATTGAGTTTCCTGAGCTGAAGGGGCATACTCGTCGTGATTATTGGCTAGCAATCATAAGGGAGATTTTATATGTTCATagatttataaataatttccAGATCAAGGGGGTTAAACGGGATGAAGCTCTTTCAAAGGCTGTGCTTGGGATTCTGCGACTACAGgccattcaagaaatttgttCTGCAAATCCTTTACGCTACGAGGCTCTTTTAATGTTCAATCTTTGTGATCAATTACCAGGTGGAGATTTGATACTTGAAACCCTTGCAGATATGTCAACTGTAAGGGAATTAGATAGGTCTAGCTATTCTAAGCCTGGAGGTGGAATGTATTCGATCTCAGCCTTGGATATGATTTCTAACTTGGGCTTTGCATTTGGAACAAGTTCTAATAATTCTGTTGAGGCTGGGCTTGCCGTGGGTGAGATAACTGTGGGAGAAGTTACTCTGCTGGAAAGAGCAGTTAAGGAATCTAAAAACAACTATGAAAAAGTGGCGCAAGCACAAGCAACAGTAGATGGAGTCAAAGTGGAAGGCATCGATACAAATTTTGCAGTGATGAAG GAGTTACTGTTTCCATTTATGGAACTGGGGAAGTGCCTTCTTTCTTTAGCATTCTGGGAGGATCCAATGAAGTCTTTGGTTTTCTGTGGTGTTTTCACTTACATCATTTGCAG GGGATGGCTGAGCTATGCCTTTGCACTTATGCTTGTCTTTATTGCGGTCTTCATGGTCCTCAGCCGATATTTTAGCCAAGAGAAGTCCATTCATGAGGTTAAGGTGTTAGCACCTACGGCAATGAATACAATGGAACAGCTTTTGGCTGTTCAGAATGCAATTTCCCAAGCTGAAGGGATCATCCAGGATGCGAATGTTGTTCTTCTCAAGATACGGGCCTTGCTACTGTCCCTTTTTCCTCAg GCAAGCGAAAAATTTGTGGTAGCTCTTGTGGTTGCAGCTTTGACTCTGGCCTTCATGCCCAGTAGATATGTTTTTCTATTAATGTTTTTGGAGATGTTCACGAGGTATTCGCCTATGAGAAGAGCTAGCACGGAGAGATGGATGAGAAGATTGCGAGAGTGGTGGTTCAGCATACCGGCGGCTCCCGTTATActtgaaagagaaaaggaagagaaaaagaagaaatga